The DNA sequence ATGCATTCCTCGCACATTTCAGACGATTCCCCCACCCTATCAGTGGTATCGGTTCCCCTGAAAGACTGATTCTCAATGTCATTAATGAGTCGCCAAAACCTAGAAGAAAAGTGTTGGGAAGTATACTTATGGCGGATAGTATTTATGGTTATGGTGATTTGATATTTGAAAAAATACTCGATTATCTATCACCTTTATATGATAATCATGAAATGCTAACCCTCAATGAAACGGGCTTAAAAGTGTTAAATAATGAAAAAAACTTTTTAGAGCTTGCAGATGATAAATTTTATATGGGTGGAAGTACACAGCAAGACTTCTATTGGGATGGCTTGTTAATCAAACGATAAGCGATTTATAGTGTGTAGAGGACACTTGATTTTCTTACAAAATTACCTCGAAATAATGATAAAGGTCATTCTTAATGGCTTTAAGATTTGATTAAGTTTGTGTAGCGCACGGTTCGAACAAACCATCGAACTGAGCAGTTATGTAACCATAATATCCTTGGATTCTTTTACTACAGGACCCAAAGCGCATTTTACTTATTTATCATAAAATAAAATTCAGCAAACTATGTCAACAATTAAAGTTGGGATTAATGGATTCGGAAGAATCGGTAGACTAGTATTCCGTGCAGCACAATCTAGAGACAATATTGAGATCGTAGGTATCAACGACTTGCTGGACGTTGACTACATCGCTTATATGCTGAAGTATGACTCAGTACACGGCCAATTCCAAGGCGAAGTTTCTGTAAAGGACGGTCACCTTGTTGTAAATGGCAAGACTATCAGAGTAACAGCAGAAAGAAACCCAGCAGACTTGAAGTGGGGTGACATCGGTGCGGATTTCGTAGTTGAATCTACTGGTCTGTTCCTGACAAAAGAAACTGCAGCGAAACACATCGAAGCAGGTGCTAAAAAAGTGGTTATGTCAGCTCCTTCTAAGGACGACACTCCTATGTTCGTATACGGTGTAAACCACGGCAAACTTACTGCTGAAGACACAATCGTATCTAACGCATCTTGTACTACTAACTGTCTGGCTCCTATCGTGAAGGTGTTGAACGACAACTTCGGTATCGTAGAAGGTCTGATGACTACAGTTCACGCTACTACTGCAACTCAGAAAACAGTTGACGGTCCTTCAATGAAAGACTGGAGAGGTGGTAGAGCTGCCCTTAACAATATCATCCCTTCATCTACAGGTGCTGCAAAAGCAGTAGGTAAAGTAATTCCTGAGATGAACGGTAAACTGACTGGTATGGCATTCCGTGTTCCTACTGTTGACGTTTCAGTAGTTGACCTGACTTGCCGTCTGGACAAAGGTGCTTCTTACGAAGACATCAAAGCTGCTATGAAGAAAGCATCTGAAACTCCAGTTTCAGATGGCGGTCTGCAAGGCGTATTGGGTTACACTGAGGATGCAGTTGTTTCTCAAGACTTCGTAGGTGAAGAAAAAACTTCAGTATTCGATGCAGATGCAGGTATCGCACTGAACGACAACTTTGTGAAAGTTGTTTCTTGGTATGACAACGAGTGGGGTTACTCTAACAAAGTAATCGAACTGTTGGCTTACATGGCGACTCTGTAATCCAAGTCGGTACATTAACATACCTCAAAAGCCTTTTGCCCAATATATGGTGCAAAAGGCTTTTTTTGTATCTCATCATCCTTAACCAAAAGTAGCTTATGAAAAAGTCAGTATTTGTAATCATTGGGGCTTTAATCGTATTAGGCTGTGGAAGCAATCAATCCAACCCTCATGAAGCACAAGATTCTGCACCTGAGGCAGCTCAGGAAGCTGTCAAAGAAGTACAGACTCCCGCACTGATTGAGCACCTTGAGACTGCTCATAACCGTAGTGATTTTTATAAGCAACCAGCCATTTCCTTTGACCTAACGCTCTATTTTGGTGATAAGAAAAGGCTTGAAGGAAAGGTAAAAATGCTTACCAATTCTACCAAAATAAGAATTGACAAGACTGACAGTACTTCATTGGTTTATGATGGGGACAAAGTTTACATCACTCCAGCTTCAGCGAAATATGACGGCGCCCGATTTGATATATTCACATGGGCGTACTTCTTCGCAGCTCCATTCAAGTTTAGCGACCCGGGTACCCATTGGGAAATGCTCGAAAATGAGGAATTAAATGAGAAAGCATATTCGGTTGGCTTGCTTACTTTTGGTGACAATGTAGGAGACACTCCTGATGACTGGTATCGGGTCTATATTGACACAGCCGACAATACGCTATTCGGCATGGCCTATATCGTGACCTACGGCAAAGATGAAACGAAAGCCAATGAAGATCCGCATGCGATCACATATGAGAATTATGAAAGTGTTGATGGAGTGCCAATTGCCCAAAAATGGAAATTTTGGGAATGGAGAGAAGGCAAAGGGATAACTAAACAACTTGGCGAGGCAGACATAAAAAATGTACAATTCTTTACCCCTTCTGACAGCACTTTCAAAGCAGCAGATGACAAAGCATTGGTGACAATGTAACGTCAATGTTAACCTTCATTTAGAAATAGCTTCTATTTGCCTCCATATTTTTAAAAATATCTGTTAAAGAATTGTAATATTTGAACACTTAACCTATATAAAGCGTATATAGAGTAGAATTAATTTTCAATTAACAAATAGCTATATGAAAGAAGCAACCACCATACTGATCTTATCGATTATAACAACGCTACTATCGCTTCTATCTAATGTAATGTTACCTTCTGTGCTTGGAGCAGGATTGGTTGCAGGACTTATAGCAGGAGGAATTATTGTTGTTGAAGAGATGAATAAAAGAAAACCTGCACTTCAGCCTGTTCCTGTCAAAAACAATAAGCAGAAAGGTCCTGAAAGACAATAAGATTTAATACAAACACGCATATAAATAAACAGAAGCCATGACTCGATTCATGGCTTTTTTTATTTCTTGTTATAAAGCCCAAAAAAGGATATATACTATTTTGGGTTTACCACATGTCGACAACATTATACTCCCGCAATGATATAAGGATATGCATTTATTAAGCTTTGTCAGCATATTTATCTCAAAATCTGACAAAGATTACCATCTTATGAATTTTATTAATCGTCTTGGTTTAATACATTTGTTACAGCCAAAAGGGCAATAATTCATTTAGTTTAAAAATTAAGATTCATGAAAGTAACAGTTGTAGGAGCAGGCGCAGTAGGTGCAAGCTGTGCTGAGTACATCGCGATCAAAGATTTCGCAGACGAAATCGTACTGGTTGATATCAAAGAAGGTTTCGCTGAAGGTAAAGCGATGGACCTGATGCAAACAGCTTCACTGAACGGCTTTGACTCTACTATTACAGGTACAACAGGTGATTACGCTAAAACAGCAGGCAGTGATGTGGCTGTTATCACTTCAGGTATCCCTCGTAAACCTGGCATGACTCGTGAAGAGTTGATCGGTATCAATGCAGGTATCGTAAAAGAAGTATCAGAAAACCTGATCAAACACTCTCCTGATGTAATTATCATTGTTGTTTCCAACCCTATGGACACAATGACTTACCTTGCAGCAAAATCTACAGGTCTTCCTAAAAACCGTATCATCGGTATGGGTGGTGCTCTTGACAGCGCTCGTTTCAAGTACCGTTTGGCTGAAGCTATCGGCTGTCCTCAGTCTGATATCTCAGGTATGGTAATCGGTGGTCACAGTGACACTGGTATGGTACCTTTGATCGAGAAAGCGACACGCAACAGCGTTCCTGTAACAGAATTCCTTACTGCTGATCAGCAAGCTGAAGTAGTGGAAGCGACTAAAGTAGGTGGTGCTACACTGACAAAACTGTTGGGTACTTCTGCTTGGTATGCTCCAGGTGCTGCAGTATCTGAATTGGTAAGAGCAATTGCACTGGACTCTAAGAAAATGTTCCCTTGCTCGGCACTACTTGACGGTGAGTATGGACTGTCTGACCTTTGTATCGGTGTGCCAGTAATCATTGG is a window from the Limibacter armeniacum genome containing:
- the gap gene encoding type I glyceraldehyde-3-phosphate dehydrogenase, translating into MSTIKVGINGFGRIGRLVFRAAQSRDNIEIVGINDLLDVDYIAYMLKYDSVHGQFQGEVSVKDGHLVVNGKTIRVTAERNPADLKWGDIGADFVVESTGLFLTKETAAKHIEAGAKKVVMSAPSKDDTPMFVYGVNHGKLTAEDTIVSNASCTTNCLAPIVKVLNDNFGIVEGLMTTVHATTATQKTVDGPSMKDWRGGRAALNNIIPSSTGAAKAVGKVIPEMNGKLTGMAFRVPTVDVSVVDLTCRLDKGASYEDIKAAMKKASETPVSDGGLQGVLGYTEDAVVSQDFVGEEKTSVFDADAGIALNDNFVKVVSWYDNEWGYSNKVIELLAYMATL
- the mdh gene encoding malate dehydrogenase, which gives rise to MKVTVVGAGAVGASCAEYIAIKDFADEIVLVDIKEGFAEGKAMDLMQTASLNGFDSTITGTTGDYAKTAGSDVAVITSGIPRKPGMTREELIGINAGIVKEVSENLIKHSPDVIIIVVSNPMDTMTYLAAKSTGLPKNRIIGMGGALDSARFKYRLAEAIGCPQSDISGMVIGGHSDTGMVPLIEKATRNSVPVTEFLTADQQAEVVEATKVGGATLTKLLGTSAWYAPGAAVSELVRAIALDSKKMFPCSALLDGEYGLSDLCIGVPVIIGKNGIEKIVEIELSDAEKEKLTASAEGVRKTNGDLKL